Within the Oncorhynchus masou masou isolate Uvic2021 chromosome 1, UVic_Omas_1.1, whole genome shotgun sequence genome, the region GTGCCCGCTTTTCCTGGCTTATTCATAATCAGGGATTGTTGGTGTCATTAAATGATGTCTTGAGCTATACTTTTCATTTCCATCCATGGAATGGGCAGTTTAAGAAGTAGTCTTCCACAAAGCGATGGAGGCATAGGAAACATATCTTAATTTAATATAATTGTGTCAGCATTCAGCACAACACGGTATGCATACTTTCAAGAGTGATGCACCACTTTTTTTAAAGCCTGTCATAGTCATTCAAATGTTAATTTCTCATTCACACTTTATCACTctataaaataaaatgtacatcTCTCCCACATTCATCCAAAAATACTTTTCATTTACAAACATGACTGAAGGAGGCTTTTCCTTGCAGAGTTTTGGTAACCCAGAATATCATTCAATTTAAAATAGAGCATGATACACTGAGATTTGGTTGTACTTACGTAAGGCAATCAGTCAGTGCAACAAATAGTAGAAAAAAACAACTATGAAATTGGACTGTATGTCGATGAGGCTCAATAGAAGCCTGGGTACCAATAtgtttgtgccatcatgccaCTCCTTGTCATTTAGGAGTGGCATGATGGCACAAACCGACTAGTACCCAGGCTAGCTATATAGCACTGGATCCTGCTGGCACATTGTGGCAGTTTGCCTCTGGGAGGGCAGAAGCATTGTTTGTCCCATTCACAGCAAGCCATCATGCTCAAAgctagagggcaggagggagaaggcAAAGGGAACAAACTTGATTCCAGTCCCAGTGTAGAACTTATTTTGGAACTCCACcctatggagagagaacagagatcaCTGAATATAGAGTAAGCATTAATAAAAGCATTATAAAGGCATGATGTGTTGAATTTTTACACATATTTCCTGTCCTTCACTCAATTCTGCAAGTATAGTGAGTAACTAACCAGTGCAGCCTGAGAGCATGGAGGAAGGCAGACAGTCCCTCCATAACCAGGAGGATAGACACAGTGAGCACAGCGAATATCCCAAACACTGGCACCAGAAACATGATGCCCAGGCTGGTGTCCATCCGCAGGCCCAACCGCATCACCATGGACCACAGCACATCCGACAGCTCTGGGGGAGCAGGGACAAACAAACACTGTCACATCTCTGATTGATTCATTTGATTTAATAATTTAAAAGAAGGTTGCTCCAGTCAGAGAACATTACATACATAAATAATTATCCTCTCTCAATATAAAATGCACTTGAAATGTTTATCCTTCAAAGAACAATACAAATAATAAACATTTGATGTGGTGTGTTGATACTCACGGGCATGTGCCAGACTCAGAGCCCAGAGGCGCAGGTaggaggctgtgttggagatgcagcccAGGCAGTACTCTATGGTGTGAATAGACTGGTGCAGGAACATGTCCCCAATGTCAAACTGtaaaacaacacacagacaggaggacCTGTTACTTTCGGGACCCATAGTGTACTGATGCCTGAATGAGAGGCGAGTGGGAGGTGGTGACCGTGCTGTCATCAGCTAACCTCCTCTTTCTGCTGCTCTCTGCTGGTGGAGAGGTCACTGGGGACACTGCCCTCCTCCATGTCATTTGCCCTCATCAGGGAGAGCTCCTCCTCGCTGTGCCGCCGCACACGCTCATAACCCTgttgacacacaccacacacactctgcaTGTTAAAACCGGAGCGCACTCCTATAAACAgtctacatacacacaccaccataGACTATGTTACAACCAGAACACAGACTCATATATGGACACACTACCCACACATGCTTATGACTCGTAGCTCAGCTAGAGCTACAAACTCAAAGCCTCACCCTGTACATTCCAATTCGGTTGGCTCCTCCGTTGTGCAGCCAGTAGAGGTAGACTGGTTTCCCCAGCAGTAAGACAGGCACCGATAGTAGAGCAATTATCACCAGGAAcacctgcagcccaacctacagtaggagagggaaagaacAGACAGGTCTGTTACAGTCTCACTGAAGTAGCTTCAGAGCGGGTTGGGCTTGTATACATGTCTTCACTGAGGGGGTGGTCCTTCACAAGTAAGGGTTTTAGTGAGAAGTACCAGTTCTATATGTATATTCAGCgggtgtgtcccaaatagcacactattccctatagtgcatatagggaataggatgtaaTTTTGGAGACAACCACTGTGTGAACACACATGTACCTGTCCTGGGAAGAGGGGTGGCACCCCGTCCCCCTGCATGAGGAACATGTTGATGAAGTGGATGAGGATGCTGGGGGCCATCTGGGAGTCACGTGCAGAGAAGGCCAGCCACTTGTAGATGATCATGAAGACCAGGTAACCAAATAGGCACAGCAGGAACAGCAGTTCCGGGAGGAGTACCAAGTACAGGTTGAACTTTTTCCTAAAATGCCTACACAGATAGACACCCGACAACAGAGCTATAAAGTGCTTTCATAGACACACAGAAGGCTGCAAAGTGTGGGGGGAGAGTGTGCTGTAACTCACAGGTGGTTGAAGATACCTAGGATGACCCCGAAGCTCATGTGACTGATACCAACGATCACAGACATCTTCATCTTGTAGGAGTTCAGAAAGGTCAGACGATTTGACGCCAAGTTCCAAATCTACACATTGGAAGAAACAAGGAAAATAACCACATCAGGTTGAGGTATGGACAGACGACATCACAGTCAGACTGATGCGATTGTTAACAAAACATTGAAATGACAATGAGTAATGATCCATGACTTACTTTATTGGACCTGGTTGGTGAGAGGCAAATGTGTATGGTTAAGAAGAGACAGGGAATAACTTGTGTGTGTAGCGAACATAGAGACAAGACAAAGAAGTTTGTGACCATGAATCATAAAGCCATGTACTTACCGGGTCAATGCCCAAAGGGTAGGGTCCATTGAAAACCCCAGGGACATTGGGATCAAGGGTCAGAAAGGCATTGGTGCGGAGTGTAGAATCCCTTTTAAAGAAAATACAAAAGTGAACAATTAAAAGAGCAAGCTATCAGGTGATGTAATCTTTAATGTCGCATACATCTTTGCAATTGTTATACTTAATTTTACTTGTAATTAATATATAATTGAAAAACCAGTATGGCCAATCAGTAATAGGACATCAAAAACCAAAACATATTGGCATTGAGTTGTGATCATGTGGCCTTTCACCCTGACCTAATCATCTCTGTAATCTCAGGAACAGATCTTACAGTACAGAACATATTATAGTACAGTACTTACCAAGTCCAATTTCCAGATTTAAACATGGCATTGACGCTCCAGCCCGAGCCAAAGATGTTAAGAGACTTGGAGAAGCAGTCGTTGTAGATGAGTCCGGTATAGACCGAGAACAAGCCCATCATAAGGATGATGTAACGGCCCTCAAAGAATGTGTTCCAGATCTGAGCATACAAATACACCATTGTCAACGTAGGGGGAAACATCCAGCTAACCACAACATTTACTGTTTGCTTATTACTCATTTAGCTCATTTAGACCAGAAACAATTTCCCCACACAACCGGAtagcatcccaaacggcaccctattccctatgtagtgcactacttttgaccaaatccccatggcccctggtcaaaactagtgcactacgtagggaatatggtggcatttgggacgtacacactgacagcctctcctctgcccctctcacctcatTCCTGGTGTGTTTCAGTTTGCGATTGTCCTCATACAGCACCATCCAGAGAGCAAACAGAGCCATGATCACACCATGGCCCAGGTCTCCAAACATCACAGCAAACAGGAAGGGGAAGGTGATGATTGTGTAAGGAGCTGTTAGACACAACAGACAATACATCATAATTCCTCCATATACACATTCAACTATCAATAAAGTGTAAAACTTTATTGTCCATTCTTGTTAGGAGTGAACATGTGTCTTTGGCTACAGGCATGTGGctcatagaaatagaaaacaaacagaaaacataAAAGCAGTAGGCCTAATGATAGCATGTGATTTAATCCTAAATGTAGTAATCAGCGGTCATTGGCTAGCGAGGGCGTACTGTACCTGGGTTAACCTCTCTATAGTTGCCCACTCCATAGGCCTCCACTATGTTCTGGAAGCCTGATGTGAACTTGTTGGTCCTTATTAGGGTTGGTGGAGTGTCATTGCTGGGAATACGGTTGACAAAAGAAGGCACCGTGGCTCCACTTTTCCTCTGTAAAGGTAAGCCAATAATGTCAAGACAGTGGCTTTTCAGACtgagattattgcaatgttagccTATTAAGGTTGCATGGAGATTGAGTGATGGCAACCCAATTATTTGAGACATCATTTGTTTTCTCCAAATGGAGACAGAATCCTAACATCTCATCAAACAGTTCAAATATTTTAGACCATTCAAGACTGTTCAAATACATTGACCATTTAAGCCTCGTATTTAGAAGCCTCATTTAAGCCTTTTAAAGGACTGGCAGAACCTTTGCATGGACTGCTGTCATTGAACTGAATGTGACCTTATATTATGTACGTCATTACATATTATAAGGTCACATTGTATGTAATGTAATAATGGACAGAAGCCTGGTAGCCCTCAATTGGGGATCAACAGGACCCATGACTAGACGAGTTTAATAAATTAAACCAGAGCCATGTATTTAGAGTTGGGCAATTGAGGTTTCTGCATTATTATGCATTTACATGACACTAtaacattctatggcagccatgttagcgCCTCATTAACATTACAGTACATGGACAATAATGTCTAGAATAAGCATTATGAAGCATTTACATGACACTTCAAaattctatggcagccatgttatCGCGTATAAACATTATATGGGAATATTAAAATAATGCTATGTAACTGAATGTCTAGAATTATAACAATATTCACAATTCAAAAAGTTGGCCCAACTAAATACCTGGATCTGTCTTAAATGATCAGAGGTGGTCAAGACGAGAACAATTTCCCTTTTTCTACCACAACCAAAACCCCATTATTAAAGCAGGTCATGCTGACTGGGTGTGTGACTGTTGGTTTAGCCAAATACTGAACAAAGTGTAGTTAGAAGGTGGGGTCACAAACAATGACAATACAATCCAAAACAATAAATTAGTTAAGCCCAACGATGACATTACACAGGGAGCCATTGTAACAGGGAGCTGACTCACCGAGCCTTCCTCTAATGCCCTCCGCAGGATGGGCAGATCGTTGACAGGGCACCACACCTCGGCTATCAGACACTTGTTGGTGACGTCAAAGCTACACAGGTTGAGGATGTGGTAGATGGCCTTCATCTTCTTAACCTGGATGACCCAGGTGTAGACGGACTCAGAGGCCTTGTTCAAGACTTGTCTCAGGTAGTCCTCTGTCCTGTGGAGTACCTGGTG harbors:
- the LOC135542243 gene encoding V-type proton ATPase 116 kDa subunit a 2-like isoform X2; translation: MGSLFRSEEMCLTQLFLQSGSAYDCISELGEMGMVEFRDLNPSVNLFQRKFVTELKRWYLLREIKRADIPLPEGEVNPVAPLPKHVLVIMEQLQRLEVELSEVTRNKEKLQKNLLELTEYTHMLRITRNFVHRSTECESPQVQYEEFPFLEKDSMMDYSSMQRLGAKLGFISGLIQRRKIEAFERMLWRVCKGYTILSYSEIDEYLEDPDTGEPTKSVVFLISYWGEQIGQKVKKICDCYHCHVYPYPNSNEERNDVVEGLRTRIQDLHTVLHRTEDYLRQVLNKASESVYTWVIQVKKMKAIYHILNLCSFDVTNKCLIAEVWCPVNDLPILRRALEEGSRKSGATVPSFVNRIPSNDTPPTLIRTNKFTSGFQNIVEAYGVGNYREVNPAPYTIITFPFLFAVMFGDLGHGVIMALFALWMVLYEDNRKLKHTRNEIWNTFFEGRYIILMMGLFSVYTGLIYNDCFSKSLNIFGSGWSVNAMFKSGNWTWDSTLRTNAFLTLDPNVPGVFNGPYPLGIDPIWNLASNRLTFLNSYKMKMSVIVGISHMSFGVILGIFNHLHFRKKFNLYLVLLPELLFLLCLFGYLVFMIIYKWLAFSARDSQMAPSILIHFINMFLMQGDGVPPLFPGQVGLQVFLVIIALLSVPVLLLGKPVYLYWLHNGGANRIGMYRGYERVRRHSEEELSLMRANDMEEGSVPSDLSTSREQQKEEFDIGDMFLHQSIHTIEYCLGCISNTASYLRLWALSLAHAQLSDVLWSMVMRLGLRMDTSLGIMFLVPVFGIFAVLTVSILLVMEGLSAFLHALRLHWVEFQNKFYTGTGIKFVPFAFSLLPSSFEHDGLL
- the LOC135542243 gene encoding V-type proton ATPase 116 kDa subunit a 2-like isoform X3 — encoded protein: MEQLQRLEVELSEVTRNKEKLQKNLLELTEYTHMLRITRNFVHRSTECESPQVQYEEFPFLEKDSMMDYSSMQRLGAKLGFISGLIQRRKIEAFERMLWRVCKGYTILSYSEIDEYLEDPDTGEPTKSVVFLISYWGEQIGQKVKKICDCYHCHVYPYPNSNEERNDVVEGLRTRIQDLHTVLHRTEDYLRQVLNKASESVYTWVIQVKKMKAIYHILNLCSFDVTNKCLIAEVWCPVNDLPILRRALEEGSRKSGATVPSFVNRIPSNDTPPTLIRTNKFTSGFQNIVEAYGVGNYREVNPAPYTIITFPFLFAVMFGDLGHGVIMALFALWMVLYEDNRKLKHTRNEIWNTFFEGRYIILMMGLFSVYTGLIYNDCFSKSLNIFGSGWSVNAMFKSGNWTWDSTLRTNAFLTLDPNVPGVFNGPYPLGIDPIWNLASNRLTFLNSYKMKMSVIVGISHMSFGVILGIFNHLHFRKKFNLYLVLLPELLFLLCLFGYLVFMIIYKWLAFSARDSQMAPSILIHFINMFLMQGDGVPPLFPGQVGLQVFLVIIALLSVPVLLLGKPVYLYWLHNGGANRIGMYRGYERVRRHSEEELSLMRANDMEEGSVPSDLSTSREQQKEEFDIGDMFLHQSIHTIEYCLGCISNTASYLRLWALSLAHAQLSDVLWSMVMRLGLRMDTSLGIMFLVPVFGIFAVLTVSILLVMEGLSAFLHALRLHWVEFQNKFYTGTGIKFVPFAFSLLPSSFEHDGLL
- the LOC135542243 gene encoding V-type proton ATPase 116 kDa subunit a 2-like isoform X1 yields the protein MGSLFRSEEMCLTQLFLQSGSAYDCISELGEMGMVEFRDLNPSVNLFQRKFVTELKRCEDMERILGYLLREIKRADIPLPEGEVNPVAPLPKHVLVIMEQLQRLEVELSEVTRNKEKLQKNLLELTEYTHMLRITRNFVHRSTECESPQVQYEEFPFLEKDSMMDYSSMQRLGAKLGFISGLIQRRKIEAFERMLWRVCKGYTILSYSEIDEYLEDPDTGEPTKSVVFLISYWGEQIGQKVKKICDCYHCHVYPYPNSNEERNDVVEGLRTRIQDLHTVLHRTEDYLRQVLNKASESVYTWVIQVKKMKAIYHILNLCSFDVTNKCLIAEVWCPVNDLPILRRALEEGSRKSGATVPSFVNRIPSNDTPPTLIRTNKFTSGFQNIVEAYGVGNYREVNPAPYTIITFPFLFAVMFGDLGHGVIMALFALWMVLYEDNRKLKHTRNEIWNTFFEGRYIILMMGLFSVYTGLIYNDCFSKSLNIFGSGWSVNAMFKSGNWTWDSTLRTNAFLTLDPNVPGVFNGPYPLGIDPIWNLASNRLTFLNSYKMKMSVIVGISHMSFGVILGIFNHLHFRKKFNLYLVLLPELLFLLCLFGYLVFMIIYKWLAFSARDSQMAPSILIHFINMFLMQGDGVPPLFPGQVGLQVFLVIIALLSVPVLLLGKPVYLYWLHNGGANRIGMYRGYERVRRHSEEELSLMRANDMEEGSVPSDLSTSREQQKEEFDIGDMFLHQSIHTIEYCLGCISNTASYLRLWALSLAHAQLSDVLWSMVMRLGLRMDTSLGIMFLVPVFGIFAVLTVSILLVMEGLSAFLHALRLHWVEFQNKFYTGTGIKFVPFAFSLLPSSFEHDGLL